The following proteins come from a genomic window of Pelagicoccus albus:
- a CDS encoding UDP-N-acetylglucosamine--N-acetylmuramyl-(pentapeptide) pyrophosphoryl-undecaprenol N-acetylglucosamine transferase, with the protein MKRAIIACGGTGGHMSPGIALAEELSSRGWECTLLISNKQVDSRLVRKYGQFKYDTIDGRPFSVRPDRLALFLISLMKGTLKCRRMIRSLEPQVVVGFGGFLTMPAMLAGFLAGLPTVIHEANRVAGRVTRIVSWFARRIYLPEGVRIRTKRSSRIRYLGMPVRDEIVSMSKSAAKESLGLDPSLKVLAIMGGSQGAQSLNNWVETSLNALSQKEIQVFCLTGDSSSDKVVTKKSPKGGDIKHVFQGFSDDMATILSAADFVVSRSGAGSIAEMIRCRAPGILVPYPYSADDHQIANAENFEKLGCGMQMSQEFLGDMLEEIKEVIYNEWLLQKFRKNLELADRVDVRAFMADDLESIISSDGLDMLGRAQRRVET; encoded by the coding sequence ATGAAACGGGCCATCATTGCATGTGGTGGGACTGGCGGTCATATGTCCCCGGGAATCGCTTTGGCGGAAGAGCTCAGCTCGAGAGGCTGGGAGTGCACGCTACTGATTAGCAACAAGCAGGTCGATTCACGATTGGTTAGAAAGTACGGACAATTCAAGTACGACACCATCGATGGCAGACCCTTCTCTGTTCGTCCGGACCGGCTCGCACTTTTTTTGATCAGCCTGATGAAGGGTACTCTGAAATGCCGACGAATGATTCGGAGCTTAGAGCCTCAAGTCGTGGTTGGATTTGGCGGATTTCTTACCATGCCTGCTATGTTGGCTGGCTTTCTCGCTGGATTGCCAACTGTGATTCACGAGGCCAATCGCGTTGCTGGGCGCGTGACGCGCATCGTTAGCTGGTTTGCTCGCCGCATCTACTTACCTGAAGGTGTTCGCATACGAACTAAAAGATCTAGTCGTATCCGCTATTTGGGCATGCCAGTCCGAGACGAAATCGTGAGTATGTCGAAGTCTGCCGCTAAAGAATCGCTCGGACTGGATCCAAGCTTGAAAGTTCTAGCTATCATGGGCGGAAGCCAAGGTGCTCAGTCGCTCAACAACTGGGTAGAGACCAGCTTGAACGCGCTCAGCCAAAAGGAAATACAGGTTTTCTGTCTAACCGGAGACTCGTCTTCCGACAAAGTAGTTACTAAGAAGTCGCCTAAGGGAGGAGATATCAAACATGTCTTCCAAGGTTTCAGTGACGACATGGCCACAATCCTAAGTGCTGCCGATTTCGTGGTATCACGCTCTGGTGCGGGAAGCATCGCCGAGATGATTCGGTGCCGTGCTCCGGGAATCTTAGTTCCGTATCCATACTCTGCGGATGATCACCAGATCGCAAATGCTGAGAATTTCGAGAAATTGGGTTGCGGGATGCAGATGTCCCAAGAGTTCTTGGGTGACATGTTGGAAGAGATTAAAGAAGTGATTTACAACGAATGGTTGCTTCAGAAATTTCGGAAAAATCTCGAATTGGCGGATCGGGTAGATGTGCGAGCCTTTATGGCCGATGATCTGGAGAGCATCATTTCGAGTGATGGCTTGGATATGCTGGGACGCGCCCAGCGTCGTGTCGAAACATGA
- a CDS encoding FtsW/RodA/SpoVE family cell cycle protein — translation MSKAKKKEQIGHSGVLNPAAVVLACAAILTILGVTILFSASLHIHKSSPYYFIEKQAMWIGLTLLVGLVIQLVNLDWIRRFVWFGYAVGIGLLLLVFIPGIGTTINGSRSWVRLGPIGFQVAELAKIGFVFFIAHYFSVIRSDNQKFFRGFIYPSIGMAVYIGLVIAQPDLGTALIYVMVAVGLLYLAGVKLLYLVPSVTAGLAGVVGLIYNDAERWSRLTAFWNMEAEKAGDAYQGWQALLAFGAGGIDGVGLGNGRQQQSFLPEAHNDFIFAVIGEELGMIATLAVVVAYFVLFVAGILHIRKAPNTYQYLLAAGSVLMISVQSILNLGVVTGVLPTTGLPLPFISYGGSNFLTMGIFVAIILNTSMAWKGPVLQQSKRKLKDIEG, via the coding sequence ATGTCGAAAGCGAAGAAAAAAGAGCAGATTGGCCACAGTGGCGTCCTCAATCCAGCGGCGGTCGTGCTCGCCTGCGCCGCGATCCTGACGATCCTGGGAGTCACGATTCTTTTTAGCGCGAGCCTGCATATCCACAAATCTTCGCCTTACTACTTCATCGAGAAGCAAGCCATGTGGATCGGGCTGACCTTGCTTGTGGGATTGGTTATCCAATTGGTGAATCTCGACTGGATTCGCCGCTTTGTCTGGTTCGGCTATGCCGTGGGAATCGGCTTACTCTTGCTGGTTTTCATACCTGGCATCGGGACCACGATCAATGGAAGTCGCAGTTGGGTCCGTTTAGGCCCTATCGGATTTCAAGTAGCGGAGTTAGCTAAGATCGGCTTTGTATTTTTCATTGCCCACTACTTCAGCGTTATCCGTAGCGATAATCAGAAGTTCTTTCGAGGCTTCATTTACCCATCGATCGGTATGGCGGTTTACATCGGATTGGTGATAGCGCAGCCAGACCTCGGCACCGCCTTGATCTACGTGATGGTTGCGGTCGGATTGCTTTACCTGGCCGGAGTGAAATTGCTCTATCTGGTACCTTCGGTCACAGCGGGATTGGCCGGGGTCGTGGGGCTAATTTATAACGACGCCGAGAGATGGAGCCGGTTAACTGCCTTTTGGAACATGGAGGCCGAAAAAGCGGGCGATGCATACCAGGGTTGGCAAGCTCTGCTGGCTTTCGGGGCAGGGGGGATCGATGGAGTTGGTTTAGGCAATGGCCGCCAACAGCAGAGCTTTCTGCCTGAAGCCCATAACGACTTCATATTCGCCGTGATTGGAGAAGAGCTCGGCATGATCGCCACCCTCGCTGTAGTCGTGGCCTACTTTGTGTTATTTGTCGCTGGCATTTTGCATATCCGCAAGGCCCCTAACACCTATCAGTATCTGCTCGCAGCGGGAAGCGTATTGATGATATCGGTACAATCTATCCTGAACCTAGGCGTGGTAACTGGTGTGCTTCCTACCACAGGATTGCCACTCCCCTTTATCAGTTACGGGGGCTCCAACTTTTTGACGATGGGTATATTTGTAGCGATCATTTTGAATACGAGTATGGCTTGGAAGGGTCCGGTACTTCAGCAGTCGAAACGCAAACTGAAAGATATCGAAGGATGA
- a CDS encoding D-alanine--D-alanine ligase family protein, which produces MKDFRIAVLLGGTSDEREVSLGSGKAAAAALSKFFDVDVFDIQSTEHLPEGLDPSRHVVFSTLHGSFGEDGTAQKLMDDAGVFYAGCDEASSRLTFDKVATKRMLSEAEVPVTDDLVFEGGKLPSVDAVVSRLGSSVVIKPVDQGSSVGLMFASTEEQIEASLKNCLKGRWLIEPRVVGREVTVGILHNKAMGVVEIRPKSGQFDFTSKYTKGLTEYIAPAELSDELSERIRNLATIAFEACNCRDFARIDCMIDADENLFFLEINTLPGLKETSLLPMSASVCGYNFDELVQKLVEPAILRYKSR; this is translated from the coding sequence ATGAAAGACTTTCGAATTGCAGTTCTCTTGGGCGGCACCTCCGACGAGAGAGAGGTCTCATTGGGCTCAGGGAAGGCCGCCGCGGCAGCCCTCTCCAAATTTTTTGACGTGGATGTATTTGATATCCAATCCACGGAGCATTTGCCGGAAGGGCTAGATCCATCGAGACACGTAGTTTTCTCCACCTTGCATGGCAGTTTTGGCGAAGATGGGACTGCTCAAAAGCTGATGGATGACGCCGGCGTCTTTTATGCCGGTTGTGACGAAGCTTCGAGCCGTTTGACCTTCGACAAGGTCGCTACCAAAAGAATGCTCAGCGAGGCTGAAGTTCCTGTGACGGACGACCTCGTTTTTGAGGGCGGGAAGCTTCCGAGTGTCGACGCAGTGGTTAGTCGTTTGGGAAGCTCTGTGGTTATAAAGCCTGTGGATCAGGGCAGTAGCGTGGGGCTTATGTTTGCCTCAACCGAAGAACAGATCGAGGCGTCTCTCAAGAATTGCCTGAAAGGTCGTTGGTTGATCGAACCCCGCGTAGTTGGAAGAGAGGTAACGGTCGGGATTCTTCACAACAAGGCGATGGGCGTGGTTGAAATTCGTCCCAAGAGCGGGCAGTTTGACTTTACCAGCAAGTATACGAAGGGGTTGACCGAATACATCGCTCCAGCCGAATTGTCGGATGAACTGAGCGAGCGCATCCGGAATCTGGCTACGATTGCCTTTGAGGCATGCAACTGTCGAGACTTCGCCCGGATCGATTGTATGATCGATGCCGACGAGAATCTGTTTTTTCTTGAGATAAATACGCTCCCCGGGCTCAAGGAAACGAGCTTGTTACCCATGTCCGCATCCGTTTGTGGATACAATTTCGATGAACTTGTGCAAAAGCTTGTCGAACCCGCTATTTTGAGGTATAAGTCTCGTTAA
- the murD gene encoding UDP-N-acetylmuramoyl-L-alanine--D-glutamate ligase: MSLLHTDLPKWLAPLVSSPVAIFGSASSGQAASNLLEGFGCECDVFDQKHGDPAFSVFDETVADRYKLVVVSPGFPADHPWLEAAKAAKCKVVPEIDLGASMWKGSLVVITGTNGKTTLTEFLSAAFSSAGIEAYACGNIGRPISSLVAEGCNLEAVAVCEVSSFQAELCQHLHADSLLWTNFDEDHLDRHKTLENYFRTKYHLVDLQRGDVFLFDESVKEYGEQLGLEIPEGGLVEDTLSASEMGVSGTIFETLPERNTYLIARSLWLSMGLDEGELIEAANNFKKSPHRMELIENRDGISFWDDSKSTNFHSVYGALKRFENPVVWIGGGKNKGGDLQRFAKRVTGQLRSAHLIGETAEELAAAFREHELPTHVYEDLDQAVAGAVADAESGTNILLSPGFASLDMFDGYSQRGEAFRRAISHLSDL, translated from the coding sequence ATGAGCCTGCTGCATACAGATTTGCCTAAATGGCTTGCTCCTCTGGTTTCAAGTCCGGTCGCTATATTCGGCTCGGCCTCGAGTGGCCAAGCGGCGAGCAACCTGCTCGAAGGCTTCGGTTGCGAGTGCGATGTTTTTGATCAAAAGCATGGCGACCCAGCATTTTCCGTTTTCGACGAAACCGTTGCTGATAGGTACAAGCTGGTAGTGGTGAGTCCTGGCTTCCCAGCGGATCACCCGTGGCTGGAGGCAGCCAAAGCAGCCAAGTGTAAAGTCGTGCCGGAAATCGATTTGGGCGCTTCCATGTGGAAAGGCTCACTCGTGGTAATAACCGGTACGAACGGGAAGACCACTTTGACCGAATTCCTTAGTGCTGCATTCAGTAGCGCGGGGATCGAAGCTTACGCCTGCGGGAATATCGGTAGGCCGATATCCAGCTTGGTAGCGGAAGGCTGCAATTTAGAAGCTGTTGCGGTGTGCGAAGTGAGTTCATTCCAAGCTGAACTTTGCCAGCATCTTCATGCGGATTCGCTGCTTTGGACGAATTTCGACGAGGATCACTTGGATCGCCACAAGACCCTAGAGAACTATTTCCGGACCAAATATCATCTGGTCGATTTGCAACGAGGTGACGTCTTTCTTTTCGACGAAAGCGTGAAGGAATATGGCGAGCAGCTTGGTTTGGAGATTCCGGAAGGCGGCTTGGTAGAGGATACGCTTTCCGCCAGTGAGATGGGAGTCTCGGGCACTATTTTTGAAACATTGCCCGAGCGAAACACCTACCTAATCGCTCGATCCCTTTGGCTAAGCATGGGGCTAGATGAGGGCGAACTCATCGAAGCGGCCAATAATTTCAAGAAGAGCCCGCACCGGATGGAGCTCATCGAAAATCGAGATGGAATCTCTTTTTGGGATGATTCCAAATCCACCAATTTCCATTCTGTCTACGGCGCCCTAAAGCGCTTTGAAAATCCAGTGGTTTGGATAGGAGGCGGAAAAAACAAAGGGGGAGATCTGCAACGTTTTGCAAAGCGAGTTACGGGCCAGCTTCGCTCTGCCCACTTGATAGGGGAGACTGCGGAGGAACTTGCCGCAGCTTTCAGGGAGCATGAGCTCCCAACCCATGTCTACGAGGATTTAGACCAAGCAGTAGCCGGCGCCGTTGCAGACGCAGAATCCGGCACCAACATTTTATTAAGCCCCGGTTTCGCTAGCCTCGACATGTTCGACGGCTATTCGCAGCGTGGGGAAGCATTCCGAAGAGCAATCAGCCATTTGTCAGACCTATGA
- a CDS encoding muramidase family protein translates to MKLSAYKELDSSKRAQTLSRIILIAGAHLVVIGGAYLVSTFGDKQGNDPDSPSMAGVGTWSNRSSDANAPSVDASSGTLFDSRAGDLSGYNAGDPDPVLLASASSPSSSKARYAPRRPSDSGSSSSNSSTRAPSTSTSSSQVDDDEFLSPINSSSDVLYPVRSSSASEGLSKTIDYKIQSGDSLWGISKRFNVTVAEITAVNPGIKANAIRVGQSLNIPRNSTTESMGLGASSSSDASKKPVNGSIYTVKAGDVLSRIASRQGMTVAELKRANGLSNDVIRVGQELVIPAKKASSADLVSKQHRGPKVTIEAGDTIGKIAAIYGVSPTELMKLNNISNPRLIRIGQTLLIPEKNPTPSTVTPRAQSTAPTRASNPEPTPRQPTRTLEDLPPPAEETLPTLPTLDDTFGEEDLEDQPLIQISE, encoded by the coding sequence ATGAAACTATCAGCGTACAAGGAACTCGATTCGAGCAAGCGCGCCCAGACCCTGAGCCGCATTATCCTGATTGCGGGAGCGCATCTCGTCGTAATCGGAGGAGCGTACCTCGTGTCCACTTTTGGAGATAAGCAGGGCAACGACCCGGATTCACCATCCATGGCGGGAGTTGGGACCTGGTCCAACCGGAGCTCTGATGCCAACGCTCCGAGTGTCGATGCCTCATCGGGCACGCTTTTCGACTCTCGAGCAGGGGATCTTTCAGGCTACAATGCAGGCGATCCAGATCCAGTGCTTCTCGCGTCCGCCTCATCGCCCTCAAGCTCAAAGGCCCGCTATGCACCTCGGCGTCCAAGCGACTCGGGAAGCAGCAGCTCAAATTCCTCCACGCGTGCTCCTTCAACATCCACTTCCTCCAGCCAGGTTGACGACGATGAATTCTTGAGCCCGATCAACAGTTCGAGCGATGTACTCTACCCAGTGCGTTCGAGCTCCGCGTCGGAAGGCTTGTCCAAGACCATTGATTATAAAATCCAAAGTGGAGACAGCCTCTGGGGCATTTCCAAGCGGTTTAATGTGACCGTCGCCGAGATCACTGCCGTAAATCCCGGAATCAAGGCGAACGCAATTCGAGTCGGGCAGTCCTTGAACATTCCTCGCAACTCCACCACGGAGTCGATGGGACTGGGTGCTTCTAGCTCCTCCGATGCTTCCAAGAAGCCCGTCAACGGATCCATCTACACCGTGAAGGCCGGAGATGTGCTCTCCAGAATCGCCTCCCGTCAAGGTATGACTGTTGCTGAACTCAAGCGAGCGAATGGACTCAGCAATGACGTTATCCGCGTGGGGCAGGAGCTCGTGATCCCTGCCAAAAAAGCCAGTAGTGCCGATCTCGTTTCCAAGCAGCACAGAGGGCCGAAGGTAACAATCGAAGCGGGCGATACGATCGGAAAGATTGCCGCGATCTATGGTGTTTCACCAACTGAGTTGATGAAGCTAAACAACATCTCCAATCCGCGCCTGATCCGTATTGGCCAAACGCTTTTGATCCCCGAGAAGAATCCGACTCCAAGCACCGTCACGCCGCGTGCTCAAAGTACCGCTCCGACCCGTGCCAGCAATCCAGAGCCAACTCCGCGTCAGCCAACGCGAACTCTAGAGGACTTGCCTCCGCCTGCGGAGGAAACCTTGCCGACGCTTCCGACCTTGGACGACACATTTGGAGAAGAGGATTTGGAGGATCAGCCCCTTATTCAAATTTCCGAGTAG
- the murB gene encoding UDP-N-acetylmuramate dehydrogenase, with protein MIESLPERIHCLGAGGAGMLPLAIYLSEVGHIVSAEDDAFGEHAETLLRSCGVLVQPFDEGCEALVYSSAIPPSHPAYRKMREAEKPLLRRGECLALIAQGKRLVAISGSHGKTTTCAMLIDILDTLGFDFDYLLGALYDKKAPSRFAGSHWLVAEIDESDGTIDSFSPEITLILNVDHDHHARYKTEGEYFAAFESLARRTSGTVIFDGSLKERLCPDVDSAVDWVGVGVDSVLHAKPAGSGWTWLGLEGQKALPTVLLNRSGEMNFYDAACALLAANAMGSEILEGQIFEMNSVKRRQRCWFNSPETQVFEDYAHHPREIQSLLECVENVPGWQTVVVFQAHRYSRTRELKEELANSLSLCEELVLLDVYAASEDPQEGGMGTDLYEACRKRNQRVCYISDKVGPIGTLFARAQQPKTRIIFLGAGVGDQLARQLSDLLAEQDKRWGQFYRSLAEVSYFSLAIKADEPLANKTTMRVGGTAERYLEPASLSQLLAALKACKKAGIEVLPLGRGSNLVVADSGVSGLVIRLSHPYWSRFELLGEGRARLGAGMRIKALCGQAAKEGLQGFEFLEGIPGSLGGVLRMNAGAMGGWVFDVVESIRFATLDGEVLEAKKGDLDFGYRYCRELEDAIALDAVFVSKEQKGVPDQIRRTIDTYQNKRKESQPREPSAGCIFKNPDGDSAGRIIDELGLKGAVVGGAEISQVHGNFIINRGGATSEDVVELVKFARKVAKERKGVELHPEVLLFGSKWEDALR; from the coding sequence ATGATAGAGTCCCTTCCGGAACGTATCCATTGTCTGGGCGCGGGGGGAGCGGGGATGCTGCCACTGGCCATCTACCTGTCTGAAGTAGGACATATCGTTTCGGCCGAGGACGATGCTTTTGGCGAGCACGCGGAGACCTTGCTCCGTTCCTGTGGCGTATTGGTCCAGCCCTTTGACGAGGGATGCGAGGCATTGGTGTACTCTTCTGCCATCCCTCCCTCTCACCCCGCCTATCGTAAAATGCGGGAAGCGGAAAAACCTCTTTTAAGGAGAGGGGAATGCTTGGCTTTGATTGCTCAGGGTAAGCGACTTGTGGCGATATCAGGATCTCACGGAAAGACTACCACTTGCGCCATGCTGATCGATATTCTGGATACCCTCGGGTTTGATTTCGATTATCTATTGGGAGCTCTTTACGATAAAAAGGCGCCTAGCCGTTTTGCTGGCTCGCACTGGTTGGTCGCTGAAATTGACGAAAGCGACGGCACGATCGATTCCTTTTCGCCGGAGATTACTCTGATCTTAAATGTGGATCACGATCACCATGCACGCTACAAGACTGAGGGAGAATATTTTGCTGCTTTTGAGTCTTTGGCTCGGCGAACCTCTGGCACTGTCATTTTTGATGGATCTCTTAAGGAGCGACTTTGCCCTGATGTAGACTCGGCAGTGGATTGGGTCGGGGTGGGCGTTGATAGCGTGCTACACGCAAAACCAGCTGGAAGCGGCTGGACATGGCTGGGCCTGGAGGGGCAAAAAGCATTGCCAACCGTACTCCTCAATCGATCGGGAGAGATGAACTTTTATGACGCGGCTTGTGCATTGTTGGCGGCAAACGCGATGGGATCTGAAATTTTGGAAGGCCAAATTTTTGAAATGAATTCAGTCAAACGCAGGCAACGCTGCTGGTTTAATAGTCCGGAGACCCAGGTGTTCGAAGACTACGCCCACCACCCGCGGGAGATTCAGTCTTTGCTGGAGTGCGTGGAAAATGTGCCTGGCTGGCAAACTGTAGTTGTTTTTCAAGCTCATCGCTATTCGCGTACTAGAGAGCTAAAAGAGGAATTGGCTAACTCTCTCTCCCTCTGCGAAGAATTGGTGCTGCTCGATGTCTATGCTGCCAGCGAAGATCCACAAGAAGGCGGCATGGGGACTGATCTCTACGAAGCCTGCCGAAAAAGGAATCAACGCGTTTGCTACATTTCGGATAAGGTTGGTCCGATCGGGACTCTTTTTGCCAGAGCGCAACAGCCTAAGACTAGAATCATCTTTCTTGGAGCTGGCGTCGGGGACCAGCTAGCCCGGCAACTAAGCGATCTCCTCGCCGAGCAAGACAAACGATGGGGACAGTTCTATCGCTCCCTTGCCGAAGTTTCTTACTTCTCGCTTGCGATTAAGGCCGATGAACCGCTAGCCAACAAGACGACCATGCGAGTGGGCGGTACAGCGGAGCGCTATCTGGAACCGGCCTCGCTTTCCCAACTTCTCGCGGCGCTCAAGGCCTGCAAAAAGGCGGGGATTGAGGTTTTGCCGCTTGGCCGGGGATCAAATTTGGTAGTTGCTGATAGTGGAGTCTCTGGATTAGTGATCCGACTGAGTCATCCCTATTGGAGTCGATTTGAATTGCTAGGCGAGGGACGTGCCAGACTGGGAGCCGGTATGCGTATCAAGGCACTTTGCGGCCAGGCTGCCAAGGAAGGGCTGCAAGGGTTTGAATTCTTGGAAGGTATCCCGGGGAGTTTGGGCGGAGTACTTCGAATGAACGCTGGAGCGATGGGCGGATGGGTTTTCGATGTGGTCGAGTCGATCCGCTTCGCTACTCTCGACGGAGAGGTTCTTGAAGCGAAAAAAGGAGACTTGGATTTTGGATACAGGTACTGTCGCGAGCTAGAAGACGCGATCGCTTTGGACGCTGTTTTTGTATCCAAGGAGCAGAAGGGAGTCCCCGATCAGATCCGTAGGACGATAGATACCTATCAAAATAAGAGGAAGGAATCCCAACCTCGCGAACCGAGTGCCGGTTGTATTTTCAAGAATCCGGATGGAGACTCAGCCGGTCGGATCATCGACGAACTAGGACTTAAGGGGGCAGTTGTCGGAGGAGCGGAAATCAGCCAAGTCCACGGTAACTTCATTATCAATCGAGGTGGAGCGACGAGCGAAGATGTGGTGGAGCTTGTCAAATTTGCGCGAAAAGTGGCCAAAGAAAGAAAGGGTGTCGAACTCCATCCTGAAGTGCTTCTATTTGGCTCTAAATGGGAGGATGCCTTGAGATGA